GCTCATCGTTCGCACGCCGAGCGTCGTCGCCGCCGTCGACCCGCTCTCCCCCACCGACATCGTCAAACCGGACACCTCGTTGATCACGTCGATCGCGCGCCCGTCCGATCCGATCTCGACGCGGATGCCAAGGTCCAGCGCCCTCACCGCGGCCTTGAACTCGCCGACCGTCATCGACGGGTCCGTGGTCACGAACCCGATCGCGTCGCCGTTCTGGAAACGGATGTCGCCGAACGCCAGCGCGACCGCCGGTGCGAGGTCGCCCATGCGCGTGCGATCGGTCAGGCGCGGGTCGAGGTCCTGGTTCGCGTTCGTGTTCGCGCCGTTCGCGTCGTTGTAGGTGAACCCCTGCAGGCCGAGATCGCGCGCCACGGTGCCTGCGCCGATGTCGTCGAAGGTGACCGTGTACCCGGCCGCGACATCGAAGCTCAGCCGCTCGCCGGCGAGCCCGCTGGTGGGATACGCCCCGTCGAGCGCCGCGGGGTCCGCCGTCCGGATCGCCGACTCGATGATGTCCAGCACGTCGCCGACGCTCTTCGCGGCCGACAGGTCGACCGAGAAGGTCGCCGGCGTCACGCCGTCGTCGATCGTGATGTTCATCTGCCCGGTCGAGACGCCCAGCTGCCTCGCGCCGCGAACATCGGTGAGCATCGTGTCGCGCGTCAGGGCTGGGTTGAGGTCGATATCGCCCTTCACGCGCGTCGAGAGCGAGCCGAAAGGCAGGTCGGCGCCGATCGTGATTGGCAGGTCAAGCTCGTCGCCGATGTCGGTGCGCAGGCCGTCGCCCTGCCCGACATAGCGATACCCGCCACGGAACTCCTCGATCGGGGGCCGGGCGCTCGTCGAGCCGCCGAACACGTGGATGTCGAGATAGTTGCGGTTCGCGGTCGAGAACAGTTCGTTGAGCAGCGATTGGACCACGACTGCCTGGTTCTGCCGGGTGACCGCGTCCGACGTCGTGTTCAGCTGCTCGCTGGCGATCGCCACCGCTTCGCGCGCCAGGTCGGTCGACTCGCCGAGCGCCGAGTCGAGCGTGTTCAGCGTCGCGCTGGCGTGCTGGATGTTGCGCAGCCGCTGATCGGATCGCTCGATGCGCCCGTCGAGAACAGCGATGACCGAGGTGCCGATCGGGTCGTCGCTGGGCCGGTTGACGCGCCGCCCGGTCGAGATCTGCTCCTGGACGGTGAGCATCTCGAGACTCGTGCGCGTGATGCCTCGCTGCAGCATGTTGCTGGTCAGGAGGTTCGGGGCCCTTGCGAAGCTTGATCCGATGCTGCTCATGGCGTGTCACACGATCGAGAGGAGTGTCTGGAGCATCTCGTCGACGATATTGATGAACCGGGCGGCGGCCTGGTACTGGCGCTGGAACTGGATCAGGTTGAGCGTTTCCTCGTCGGCGCTCACGCCGCTGATCCCGGCGCGCTGGGCCTCGAGGTTCTCTCGCACGAGCCGGGTCGCGTTCGCGCGCGTCTTGGCCCCCGCGGTCTCGACGCCCACGCGCTCGACGGTCTTGAGCCACGCGTCCTCGAGCGTGAGCCCGCCCAGCGACGCGACCGGCCTCTCACGAAGCGTCGCGATCGCCAGCGCGGTCTCGTTCGTGCCATCCGACAGCCCGCCCACCAGCAGCAGCGGCTCGGCGACCAGGTCCGAGCGCACCGCGATGTCGCCGGCGTCGGTCCCGACGAAATAGGTGTTCATCCCCAGCGTCGCGAGGATCCCCGAGGTGTCGTTCTCGAAGTTCACGTCGAAGCCGGCGTCGGTGAAGACGCGCAGCTGTCCAGCGGGCGTGATCTCGGCGTTGAGGTTCGGGATCGCGTTGAGCATCGCGCGCAGATCGTCGAGCGAGGTGTCGTCGCCGAACCCCTGCGCGCCCGTGGCGTCGATGCCGTCGAGATCGACCTCGATGACCGATCGCACTTCCACGCCGCTGCCGTCGCGCACGACGACCGTGAACGAGCCGTTCACCGGCCCGAAGGGCAGCGCGGCGAGCGTGGCGTTCGCCGGGTCGTTGAACGCGAGCGTCTGATCGGCCAGCGGCACGCGCTGCGCACCGAGGATGTCCCGGAGCGGGCTCGACGCCCGGCCCGAGCTGTGCAGCCGGTTGACCTCGAAGATCAGCCCGGACGCGAGCCGGTCGAGCTCGTCGGCGGTCTGCTTGACCGAGCCGTCGCGCAGCTCGAGCAGCCCGCCGATGCGCCCCGAGGTGATGCGCAGTTTCTCATCGTCGGCGCGCACGCGCACCGTGACGACGAGCTCGCCGTCGCGTGTTTCCTGATCGAAATACACGCCACGCGACTCGCCCGCCAGCACGATCGGGGTGGACCCCACGAACACATCGACCGACCCGTTGGGCTGTTCGACCGTGTTGACCTCGATCAGCTGGCTCAGCTCGACGAGGAGCTGGTCGCGCCTGTCGCGCAGGTCGTTGTACTGGGTTCGCCCGGACTCGGATGTCACCACCGCCCGGTTGATCGAGGCGATCTCCTGGAGGATCTCGTCGGCGCGCGTGACCGCCGATCCGATCTGCTGGTCGATGCCTCGCTGCACGCGCGTGAGGTCGGACCGCAGCGCGCGCATGAACGACGCGAGCGTGACGCCCGCCTCGACGACGGTCGCCCGCGTCTCGGTCGCCGCCGGGTTGTTCGCGAACTCCGAGAATGCCGCGAAGAAAGTGTTCAGCTCGCTGGAGAGATCGACGCCGGTGAGTTCGTTGAGCAGCGACTCGACGCCGCTGAGGATGTCGAGCGACACCGACGCGTGGCTCTCGCGCGAGATCCCGTCGATCAACCGCCCCTGCAGCGCTTCGTCGATCTGACGGATGACCTCCACGACGCGCACGCCGCGACCGATGTAGACCCCGCTGCCCTGGTCCGACCCGCTGACGGGCTGGAGGCGCGCGACCTGGCGCGTGTACCCGGGCGTCGAGATGTTCGCGAGGTTGTGGCCCGCGACCTGGATCGCGACCTGGCTCGCCGTGAGCGCCGAATGCCCGATGTTGAAGGCGTTGGTCAGCGTCATGGTCAGCTCGTGATGTCCACGCCGCACAGCGTCGACGCCGGGGCAGCCACCACGCCCCTGGGCGTGTACGCGCCCGACGCGCTCAGGCGCTGATCGACGGTGCGGATGATGCCCTGGATGTGCCTCGCGAGCGTTTCCGCGGCGACTCCCGCCGCCCCGTTGCGCGCGCGCAGCGCCGCGATCACCTCGCGCACCTCGCCGGCGTGCCGGCGCAGGCGCTCCGCGTGGCGCTCGCCCACGCGCGCCGCGATCCAGTCCGAGTTCGCGCGCCAGTGCCTCGGCGCCCCGACCGGGGGACCGCCCAGCGCCTGCACGAGCGCCCCCACGACGGGCTCGCGCCGCTGCTCGATCCCGGCGATACGCTGCACGACCTCGCTCTCGTCGCGCATGCACGACGCCAGATCCGCGTGCTTCGCCCCCGAGATCGCGCGATGCTTGCGCTCCGACAGCCCCAGCAATGTCCGGTGCTCGCGCCCGAGCGCCTCGAGCAGCGAGCACAGCTCGTCGAGGAGCGTTTCGAGCGCCGTCCGGTTGGGCGTGCGTGTGTCAGGCATGGGCGTCGATCCCGTGGTTCGAGGTGGCGCGCAGTGGCGCGCCGTTCACTGACTGGCTTCGCCTGAGCAAGTCCGATGCCACGCGGTCGACAAGCGAGAACCCCTTGGCGCGAACGATGCGTCTCGCGATCTCGGCGTCCAGGAGCGGGCCGAACGCCTTCTCGGCGTCGCCCGGGGCGAAGGGCGCCGCCGCCCCGTTCGTCTCGCGCAGCAGCTTCAGCGTCGGCTCGATCAGCGTGATCGCGACGAGTTCCTCCGCCGAGGCGCGGGCCTGCTGCGCCGGGTTCTTGCCGAGGTTGCCGCGCAGCGCGTCGTCGAACGACGCCACGCGATCACGCCGGTGACCCGCGCTGACGGGGTGCGTGGTGCGGAACGGGCTGATCGCTTCGGCTGCGTTCATGCTCAGTCCGTGATGATCTCGGCGTGCAGGTTGCCGCTGCGACGGAGCAGGTTGAGGATCGCGATCTGGTCGTCGACCGGCAGGTCGATCTGCCGGAACGCGGCGAGCAGGTCCTGCAAACGAGCCGTCTCGTTCGGGCGCCCGGTGGTCTGCACCGCCGCCCAGCGACTCGGCCCGACGAGTTGCTGCGCCTGCGCGCCGCCGGCCGGGGCGGTGTTGATCACCAGGTCCCGATAGGTGATCAGCGTCGGGCCGATCTCGACGTTCCCGGTCGCGACGATCGCGCCCTCGCGCTCGTTCACCACGATCCGCGCCGGCAGGTCGAGCAGCGACGAATCGAAGCGGATGCCCATGATGTCGGCGATGAAGTTCGCCGGGTCGGGGCGCTCCACCTCGGGGATGCGGATGCGGATCACGCGCTCGCTCATCGCCCTGGCCAGCTCCTCGCCGGACTCCTCGAGCCCCAGCCGGTGCTGGTTCACGATGCTCGCGAGCAACTGCGAGGTCGACCACCCGGCGAACGCCGAGTGGATCACCAGCGTGATCGTCCCGTCGGGCGCGACGGTCTGCATGTTGATGTTCTGGACGAGCTTCGCCCCGCCCCGAACGCGCCCGGTCGCGTTGTTGGCGCCCTCGATGATCACCGGCCCCTCGGCGAAGGCGAACACCCCCTGCCCGGGCAGCGGGCCACGCAGCGGCGCCAGGAACAGGCGCCCGCCCGCCAGACTCGGCGCGTTGTTGATCGACGAGACGAAGACATCGATCTCGTCGTCCACCCTCGCGCCCGTCGCCGGGATCTCGCAGGTGACCATGACCAGCGCGACGCTGCGCGCGTTGGCGAGTTCGGTGAAGTTCCCGATCGGGTTGCCCTCGTTCTCGAGCAGCTTGGCGAGCGGGCGGGCCACCACGAGCTGGTCGGCCTTGTCGCCCGTGCCGGGCAGGCCGATGACCAGCCCGAACCCGCGCAGGACGCTCTTGCCCTGCCCCTCGAGGCGCGCGATCTCCTTCACGCTCGCCCCATGGGCCGCCGACGCGCAGAGCACGCACAGCAGCGCAAGGACCGCCACCGGGTGCGCAACCATCGCACGAAGCGTTCCCATCGATCGGTCTCCTATCACGGATCCTCCGTGGTTCATGAGCCGTCGGTCGCAAGCCGGGCGCCAGTCCGTGGCGCCCGCCCCGGGCCTGCGCCGATCAGAAGTTGAAGATCGTGTCCAGCAGCTTCGTGAAGATCCCCTTCTTCGAGGCCTCACGCAGCTCGCCGGAGTGGTAGATCGCCAGGCGAAGATCCGCCAGCTGCGTCGACTGCACCGTGTTGGTCTGCGTGATGTCCTCGGCGCGGCAGACGCCCGAGATCAGCATCACCTGCTCCTCGTCGTCGGAGATGATCGAGGCCCGCGCCTCGAGCACCACCTGCCCGTTGGGCTTCACATCCAGCACCTTCGCGGTGATCCGCGCCGTGATGGCGTCGCGCCTGGCCTGCTGGCCCTCGCCGTCGAACTCGCGCTTCGAGTTCACATCCAGACGGGGCAGGTTCGGGTTCGCGTTCACGCGCAGGCGACCCTGCAGCAGCTCGCCGAGATCGGGGAACTCGTTGACCTCGAAGCGGTTCTTCGATTCCTTCTCGGTGTCGAGCGATTGCTGACGATCGATCCGGCTCGACTGGTTCACGATGATCGTGATCAGGTCGTTCACCTGGATCTGCCGGGGAGGGAGGGGCTGGACGGCGTACAGACTCACCCCGTCCAGATTCGCCACCGGGTTCGCCGGCAAGGGCTGGCCGGCGACCACCGACGAGGGCTGCGGCAGGCCCGGGGCCGGCGCGGACGGGGGCGCCGGCGGCACGACATGGAACAGACTCTGCGCCGACGCGGCGCTCGCGCACGCGAAGAGTGCGCCGATGCAGGCCCGGGTTGCGCGGTCTCGTGTCGTCATGGCGTCTCCTTATCTCTGATCGCTCTCGCCGGCGTCCAGCACCGCAATCCCCGGGCCGGCGGCCCGCGCGACGAACGGCTTGCGGTCGCGCGCCCGGCTCAGCTCCACCAGCTCGCCCTCGCGCGCATCGGCAAGCGCCCTCGCGCGAGTCCGCACCGTCAGCCCGCCGGCGAGCGCGTGCACGGACACCAGGTCCCCACGACGGATCACCAGCGGCGGCTCGACATGATCCGTGCGCAGCACCGAGCCGGCGTCCAGACGCGTCTTCGCGACCGCGCCCAGCGCGTCGCGCATCTCGCGCACCGGCGGCGCGCCGCTGGGCTCCATCCACAGCGTTTCCTGCCCGAGGTGCTCGGGCGTCAGCCGCTCGCCGCGGCTGACCGCGGCGCGGAGCACCACGGCGTTCACACGCAGGCGCACATCCGCCCGGATCGTGCCGTGCGCGACGACGCGGTCGCGCTCGTACACCCACACGCGGATCATCAGCCGCGACGAAGCCGCGGCGCTGGTCTGCACGTCCACGCGCCGGCCCTGCACAGGCGTCGCGAGGAGTTCACGCGACGCGTCGTCGAAACTGATGCGCAGGTCGTCGTGCGCGACGCCGAACAGCCCGGCCAGGGTCTCGATCACGCGGCCCTGCACGCGCTCCCCGGTGGGCGCCTGCGCCGAGTCGCCCGGCTCGACTGCCGTCGCCCGGGGTGTCGCGCCCGTCGTCGAGTGACTCGGTGCGTTGACTCGCAGTTCGCACGCCTGGCCCCCTCGCAGCGCCAGTCGCCCCCAGTTCACGCCGCCTTTTTCGAGCGCGGCGCGGACCTCGCCCAGCGTGACAGGCCGGCTGTGCTTCGCGTCGGCCTCGCGGATGACGACGCCCCCGAGCGACAGCGCGTCGTCGCCCTCGAGCGTCGCGATGTCGCCGAGCGTGATCGGTGCGCCGGTGTTGACGGCGGCGCTGGCGCGCAGCGTGATCGTTCCCGCCAGGCACGCCGGGCCCAAGGCGCTCAAGGCGCTCAACATGCTCAAGGTGATCAGGATGACGAGTCGTCGCGGCATCACGCTGTGCCTCCCTGGTTATCGCCCGAGCTGCGAGATGGTCCGCAGCGCGTCGTCGGCGGCGCGGATCGACTGGCTGTTCATCTCGTACGCGCGCTGCGTGCGGATCAGGTTGATCAGTTCCTTCGTCGGGTCCACGTTCGAGCCCTCGGAGAAGCCCTGCAGGATCGTCCCGAAGTTCTCCTCGCCCGGGTTGGCGACGATCGGCGGTCCGGACGACTGCGTCTCGGCGAACAGGTTCCCGCCGAGCTGCTTGAGCCCCTGCGGGTTGATGAAGTTCGCGATCTGGATCTGACCGACCTCCGCCGGGTCGGCGTTGCCGGGCTGGAACACCAGCACGCGACCGTCGGAGGTGATCTCGATGCTGATCGCGTCGTCGGGGATGTTGATCGCCGGCTCGAGGCGCGGGCCGTTGCTGTTGGCGAGCACCAGCTCGCCGTCGGCGTTGACCGCGAAGTTGCCGGCGCGCGTGTAGGCCACGCCGTCGGGCGCACGGTCGGGCTCGACCTCGACCATGAAGAAGCCGTCGCCCTCGATCGCGAGGTCGAGCGGGCGCTCGGTGTTGATCAGCGAGCCCTGCGTGAAGTCCAGCTGCGTGCCCGACACCTTCACGCCCAGGCCGACATAGAGGCCCGTCGGGCGGATGCCGCCCATCGCGTTCTCGACGCCCGGCTGGCGCTTCTCGAGATAGAGCAGGTCCTCGAAGTTCGCGCGGCTGCTCTTGAAGCCGTCGGTGTTCACGTTCGCGAGGTTGTTCGAGATGACATCCAGGCGCGTGTTGAGCGCCGAGAGCCCGGTGGCGGCGGAGTGCAGTGCGGTGATCGCCATGGTTCGTTCGTCCTCGCGTCAGGTCAGTCGTTGAGAGGTCAGGCGATTCGCCCGAGGTTGTTGATCGCGCCGCGCAGCACCTGGTCCTGGATCTCGATCATCCGCGCGTTGCGCTGCACCGCGCCGCTCGAGCGGTTCACCGCGAGCATCGCCTTGATCGGGTCGACGCCGGACCGCTCGACCATGCCCTGGCGCACGTACGAGGCCGCCGACGCCGGCAGCTGCACGATCGGCCCGGCGAAGCGGAACATGCCCGATCCGTCCTTGGCCAGCGAGCGGTCGTCGGGGACATCGACGAGCTGGATGGTCGCGATGCGCTCGTTGTTCTGCGAGACCGCGCCGTTGGCGTCGATGGAGAGCGTCGCCCCGGGGTCGACCACGATCGGCGCGCCGGCGGTGCTGAGGACCGGCAGCCCGTCGGTCGAGCGCACGAGGCGGCGCTGCGCGTCGACGGTCAGGCGCCCGTCGCGCGACAGGCGCAGACGCGCGTCGCCCTCG
This Phycisphaeraceae bacterium DNA region includes the following protein-coding sequences:
- the flgK gene encoding flagellar hook-associated protein FlgK — its product is MTLTNAFNIGHSALTASQVAIQVAGHNLANISTPGYTRQVARLQPVSGSDQGSGVYIGRGVRVVEVIRQIDEALQGRLIDGISRESHASVSLDILSGVESLLNELTGVDLSSELNTFFAAFSEFANNPAATETRATVVEAGVTLASFMRALRSDLTRVQRGIDQQIGSAVTRADEILQEIASINRAVVTSESGRTQYNDLRDRRDQLLVELSQLIEVNTVEQPNGSVDVFVGSTPIVLAGESRGVYFDQETRDGELVVTVRVRADDEKLRITSGRIGGLLELRDGSVKQTADELDRLASGLIFEVNRLHSSGRASSPLRDILGAQRVPLADQTLAFNDPANATLAALPFGPVNGSFTVVVRDGSGVEVRSVIEVDLDGIDATGAQGFGDDTSLDDLRAMLNAIPNLNAEITPAGQLRVFTDAGFDVNFENDTSGILATLGMNTYFVGTDAGDIAVRSDLVAEPLLLVGGLSDGTNETALAIATLRERPVASLGGLTLEDAWLKTVERVGVETAGAKTRANATRLVRENLEAQRAGISGVSADEETLNLIQFQRQYQAAARFINIVDEMLQTLLSIV
- the flgG gene encoding flagellar basal-body rod protein FlgG, with protein sequence MAITALHSAATGLSALNTRLDVISNNLANVNTDGFKSSRANFEDLLYLEKRQPGVENAMGGIRPTGLYVGLGVKVSGTQLDFTQGSLINTERPLDLAIEGDGFFMVEVEPDRAPDGVAYTRAGNFAVNADGELVLANSNGPRLEPAINIPDDAISIEITSDGRVLVFQPGNADPAEVGQIQIANFINPQGLKQLGGNLFAETQSSGPPIVANPGEENFGTILQGFSEGSNVDPTKELINLIRTQRAYEMNSQSIRAADDALRTISQLGR
- a CDS encoding flagellar protein FlgN; translated protein: MPDTRTPNRTALETLLDELCSLLEALGREHRTLLGLSERKHRAISGAKHADLASCMRDESEVVQRIAGIEQRREPVVGALVQALGGPPVGAPRHWRANSDWIAARVGERHAERLRRHAGEVREVIAALRARNGAAGVAAETLARHIQGIIRTVDQRLSASGAYTPRGVVAAPASTLCGVDITS
- a CDS encoding flagellar basal body P-ring protein FlgI: MGTLRAMVAHPVAVLALLCVLCASAAHGASVKEIARLEGQGKSVLRGFGLVIGLPGTGDKADQLVVARPLAKLLENEGNPIGNFTELANARSVALVMVTCEIPATGARVDDEIDVFVSSINNAPSLAGGRLFLAPLRGPLPGQGVFAFAEGPVIIEGANNATGRVRGGAKLVQNINMQTVAPDGTITLVIHSAFAGWSTSQLLASIVNQHRLGLEESGEELARAMSERVIRIRIPEVERPDPANFIADIMGIRFDSSLLDLPARIVVNEREGAIVATGNVEIGPTLITYRDLVINTAPAGGAQAQQLVGPSRWAAVQTTGRPNETARLQDLLAAFRQIDLPVDDQIAILNLLRRSGNLHAEIITD
- a CDS encoding flagellar hook-basal body protein, giving the protein MNYGLYLSASGVLTNMHRTDVHSNNLANVSTAAFKPDFAILRQRAPERIESNLMEMPSQELLERLGGGTLVDPTRSNLSQGELDLTENPLDLAIEGAGFFVVDTGRGEGDARLRLSRDGRLTVDAQRRLVRSTDGLPVLSTAGAPIVVDPGATLSIDANGAVSQNNERIATIQLVDVPDDRSLAKDGSGMFRFAGPIVQLPASAASYVRQGMVERSGVDPIKAMLAVNRSSGAVQRNARMIEIQDQVLRGAINNLGRIA
- a CDS encoding flagellar basal body L-ring protein FlgH, which gives rise to MTTRDRATRACIGALFACASAASAQSLFHVVPPAPPSAPAPGLPQPSSVVAGQPLPANPVANLDGVSLYAVQPLPPRQIQVNDLITIIVNQSSRIDRQQSLDTEKESKNRFEVNEFPDLGELLQGRLRVNANPNLPRLDVNSKREFDGEGQQARRDAITARITAKVLDVKPNGQVVLEARASIISDDEEQVMLISGVCRAEDITQTNTVQSTQLADLRLAIYHSGELREASKKGIFTKLLDTIFNF
- the flgA gene encoding flagellar basal body P-ring formation protein FlgA, whose translation is MPRRLVILITLSMLSALSALGPACLAGTITLRASAAVNTGAPITLGDIATLEGDDALSLGGVVIREADAKHSRPVTLGEVRAALEKGGVNWGRLALRGGQACELRVNAPSHSTTGATPRATAVEPGDSAQAPTGERVQGRVIETLAGLFGVAHDDLRISFDDASRELLATPVQGRRVDVQTSAAASSRLMIRVWVYERDRVVAHGTIRADVRLRVNAVVLRAAVSRGERLTPEHLGQETLWMEPSGAPPVREMRDALGAVAKTRLDAGSVLRTDHVEPPLVIRRGDLVSVHALAGGLTVRTRARALADAREGELVELSRARDRKPFVARAAGPGIAVLDAGESDQR